One Desulfobulbaceae bacterium genomic window, ATTGCAGTCGTTAATGGGAGAGTGATATGGAAATCAAGGTGTGCGGTCCTGGGTGTGCCAGTTGTGCCAAAGCAGAAGCTGTGGTGCGTGAGGCGGTGAAAGAGGCTGGGGTTGAGGCTACAGTGTGTAAAGTTACTGATTTTGCAGAAATGGCGCGGCTTGGGGTTTTGAGTACCCCTGCAATTGTGGTTGACGGTGTGATCAAGTGTGTTGGCAAGGTTCCTGCTAAGAGTGATGTCGTGGGCTGGTTCAGCTGATGGATGATATCCCGTTACAAAGAAACTTAAAGGTTGGCGCTGTCTCTATCGGTCTAATAGGTCTGGATGTCGCATTTACTCGAGTTTTGGCACAACCTGAGCTTGCGCTTGCCGAGGCGGTAGAGTTGGTGTATGCCGAAATCGCCCACCATAATTATATCCCACAGGTGGCGGAAGCCAAGTACCGTCACGCGCTCGAAGAGGAGATTGTTCGATTGCGTCAAGGAGGGTCTTTTAGTGGGGGCCCGCTTGAGGTGAGAATTCTGGGTACGGGTTGTGTGTCGTGTAATAATCTGCAGAGAGTGGTGATTGAGATCATGGCCACCCGGCAGATAGCCGCTGATGTCTTTCAGGTGCATGACCCGGATGAGATAGGCCGCTTTGGCGTTTTGCAGACACCGGCATTGGTGGTTAACGGGAAGGTTAAGAGCATTGGTCGTCTGCCGACGCCTGCCGAAATTGAAGAGTGGTTGGTTGACGCCGCAAGTTTTGATGACAAAGGATTAGCGCCCCCTGCCAAGCAAGGGTGACCCTGCTCAGGATTTTCTGCCAGAGATGGTTTTCCATGCAGCAATTGATTTGGTAGCAACATGGGGGAGTGGGGTATTTAATAATCTGCT contains:
- a CDS encoding thioredoxin family protein → MEIKVCGPGCASCAKAEAVVREAVKEAGVEATVCKVTDFAEMARLGVLSTPAIVVDGVIKCVGKVPAKSDVVGWFS
- a CDS encoding thioredoxin family protein, producing the protein MMDDIPLQRNLKVGAVSIGLIGLDVAFTRVLAQPELALAEAVELVYAEIAHHNYIPQVAEAKYRHALEEEIVRLRQGGSFSGGPLEVRILGTGCVSCNNLQRVVIEIMATRQIAADVFQVHDPDEIGRFGVLQTPALVVNGKVKSIGRLPTPAEIEEWLVDAASFDDKGLAPPAKQG